Within the Photobacterium swingsii genome, the region GGTGGTACGATTCGTGATATGGCACTGGGCGCAACGCCAGTGTTTTGGATCACCGATACCAATTACCTTTGGGTGATCTTTGTTACATGCTTGTTCACTATGGCCGGTATTCGTCGACCACAAAAATTGCCGTGGTATGTTCTCCCCGTTGCCGATGCCATCGGGTTAGCCGTGTTTGTGGCCATAGGTGTTGAAAAAGCCTTACGATTTGGCGCCTCCCCTATGGTCGCCGTTATCATGGGTGTGCTCACAGGCTGTGGTGGTGGGGTGATCCGTGATGTATTAGCACGTGAGATCCCTATGGTATTACGTACCGAGGTCTACGCCACTGCGTGTATTCTGGGTGGTATTGTCCACACGACAGGCTTGTTAACTGGCTTTGCTACCGAAGTGTCCTCACTTGCAGGTATCATCACCACACTAACCATCCGTCTCGCGGCGATTCGTTGGCACTTATCGCTACCGTCACTAACGCTGCGCTAATAACCAAACGGTTAATTACCTCCCTGTTGCAAAAAACCGCCAACTTTGGCGGTTTTTTTATATCCCACATCACTTAAGTAATGTAAAAACTTTACTTAATGCCAAGTCAGACTAATATGTAAAATATAAGCATTACTTAATAACCTTTATTCCATTTGAAATGAAAGCGGAGAGTAATCATGACCCCCTACGTTGAGCATGCCAACATTACGATCAAAGATCTCGACCACACCATCAGGTTTCTACAAACAGCAATACCTGAATTTAAAGTTCGGCATCGTGGACAAAGCGAGGCTTACCACTGGTGTCACATAGGTACACAAGACAGCTATTTAGCACTACAAGAAGTGATAGAACGCACTCAGGTCGACCGTAATCCATATGTCGATATTGGGATTAATCATGTGGGCTTAGTGATTGAGGATGTGGATGCAGCCAAAGTGCGATTACTGGCAGCTGGCTATGTACAAAATGACCTGGCAACCGACCATCCTTGGCGCAAACGTATCTATTTCTTTGACCAAGACGGTGTGGAATGGGAATTTATTGAATACCTAAGCCAGCACGCAACGCAGCGTAATGACTATGCACTTTAATATTGGATAATTAGATAGTGTAACGGCATTAAAAAAGGCGCCGAAGCGCCCTTTGATACTCTGAATCAGCAATTATGATTACTTCAGCGTAATACGTGCAAATTTACGTTTACCAACTTGGTAAACAGCAGTACCTGCCGCTGGCACTAGCTTAGTATCTTCGATTTTATCACCGTCGATCTTTGCTGCACCTTGGCGGATCATACGCATCGCATCTGATGTCGAGTTAACTAAGCCCGCTTCTTTTAGAAGGTTACCGATAGCCATGCCTGCTTCAAACTCAAG harbors:
- a CDS encoding TRIC cation channel family protein, which translates into the protein MLIYLLDMFGTAVFAVSGVLLAGRLRMDPFGVVVLASVTAIGGGTIRDMALGATPVFWITDTNYLWVIFVTCLFTMAGIRRPQKLPWYVLPVADAIGLAVFVAIGVEKALRFGASPMVAVIMGVLTGCGGGVIRDVLAREIPMVLRTEVYATACILGGIVHTTGLLTGFATEVSSLAGIITTLTIRLAAIRWHLSLPSLTLR
- a CDS encoding VOC family protein — its product is MTPYVEHANITIKDLDHTIRFLQTAIPEFKVRHRGQSEAYHWCHIGTQDSYLALQEVIERTQVDRNPYVDIGINHVGLVIEDVDAAKVRLLAAGYVQNDLATDHPWRKRIYFFDQDGVEWEFIEYLSQHATQRNDYAL